Below is a window of Malus domestica chromosome 13, GDT2T_hap1 DNA.
TCATTTTCTAAGAAAGCAAAAGGAGAAAGCCATGTGCTCGCAGTTTCATGCATGTGAAATCATTTTCTGAGAAAACAAAAGGAGAAAGTCATGTGCTCGCGGTTTCATGCATGTGAaatcattttctgatttctgaGAAAGCCatgagaaaagcaaaagggatTACTGGGTGGTAGGCATGTGAAAACATTTTCTGAGAAAGCAAAAAGAGAAAGTCATCTGCTCGCGGTTTCATGCATGTGAAATCATTTTCTAAtttctgagaaagcaaaaggagaaagccatgtgaaatcattttctgagaaagtgaagagaaagtaaaagcaaaagcaaaagcagaaagcaagagaagataaaaagaagcagacataattgcagTGGTGATGACATACAGAAAAGGGAATTATAGGCGTGACCCATTAAGCAGAGGAtcagatttatttttgaatgatgtaatttattttccttatctttcagagacatctgtataaaccccatcagaggataataaaaaataaaaaaaaaagcaagcccaaaataatgggctgcaatgtcatatggagggcgaaggcccgtatgcccaaaagagccagactctatggctccaaatttattcggcatcctgccgctattatcacaaaccaagtgatcaaaagtacacccagtacttccaaaattattcggcaccctgccactattatcaccaactaggtgatcaaaagtatgcccagtactcccaaaattatttggcagcctgccactattaccaccaaccaggtgttcaaaagtacgcccagtactccaaaattattcggcagcctgccactattatcaccaaccaggtgatcaaaagtacgcccagtactccaaaattattcggcagcctgctgtTATaatcatcaaccaggtgatcaaaagtacgtccagtactccaaagttatacatgagcatcactcatatcaatcatacataaacattcataagcatcactcatgtcaatcatacataaacattcatgaccattattcatgtcaacattcatgagcatcactcatgtcaatcaacattgttgatgcacaaaaccggatgggtcttggaacaacataaatccgaccgtgaatctgcaagaaagtaaataacacaagatgtatcatggttcaccccaatatttaggctatgtccacactgatattgtattttctCTGAGAGAATTGTGAATGAGAGAgcttgtgagggtgaggatgagctctgctctgaatatgagaggcttGAGGGGATGAGGAGGCTTAAAAATTGGCCtcttcttttattacataattacatttgagtcccctaagtatttatacgagatctaaatacggaggccctaagtatggtacaaacagtagtctcctaagtcttcagtcaagagagttttttggctggagacttgaaattcagtccacgTGTGGGCTGAAGTAATTAGATAtcgtcttgaactgatacttgatatgaggaGGTGCTTAAAgttaaatgatgctcaactagaagtagcacatgttgcgaggctgctctacttgtggcttatgttgccttggttggctcggttgGTGGcgttgaaagtgagggagtcccttttatagaataagggctcgcttctcaatacataaatgatgggctaaagtcgatgctcgcggcgaggcggttgctcagcaggtggcgatgttctctaatgatggtgatgaaGTCTCTTTTATACTATaagagctcgctcctcaatacataaatgatgggttaagtcccccaagtattttttatgagaccCAATATATGGtgataggctagagttgatgcgcgcaacgaggcggttgctcagctagcggtgatgttctctaatgatggtgagggagtcctttttatagaataagggctcgctcctcagtacatgaataatgggtgctctctaatgaaagtgagggattcccttttatagaataagggttcgctcctcagtacataaataatgggctaagtccctcaagtatttttcataaggcctagttaaggcccaatatatggtacataatgtagtcccccaagtcttcggtcaatagaggctgttggctggagacttcaaattcaatccatgtatgggccgaaatggcAGTTGTTCGAAAGCAGTTTTGTAGACCaagcactgaagctttgtaggtgaagctttgcaagttgaagctttgaagctagagctctataaatgaagctttcgaagctggagtttttgtaaatgagcttttgaagctagagttctgtaaatgaagctttcgaagctagaactctgtaaataaagcttttgaagctagattgacatgagtgatgctcatgaatgtttatgttgattgacatgagtgatgctcatgaatgttaacatgagtgatggtcatgaatgttgattgacatgaatgatggttatgaatgtttatgtatgattgatatgagtgatgctcatgaatgtttatgtatgattgacatgagtaatgctcatatataattttgaagtacttgaCGTactttgatcacctggttgatgataatagcggcagggtaccgaataattttggagtactaggcgtacttttgatcacctagttggtgatagtAGCGGCAgagtgccgaataattttggagtattgggcttacttttgatcacctggttggtgatagtagcagcagggtgccgaataattttggagtactgggcgcacttttgatcacttgattggtggtaatagcggcagggtgccgaataattttttgtagtactagacgtacttttagtcacctggttggtgctattttgggcttacgGGCCTTCGCCCACCACACAACAtttcagcccatttattttggacttgccgatttttttttcttattaccctctgatggggttatacagatgtctccgaaaagataagaaaaataaattacatcattctggtggggtgtttatttcttgcttttactttccctttttctttctcttttgctttttatttttttcaaaaaagagGAACCTGCATGATTCAGAAGTTAGTGGTCGACAGTTGGTTTTCAGAAAATGGGCAGGTTCATGATGAAGAATCTTATCTTGTCCCTCTGCCTATGTTGTCCATAACCTAATCACTACTGGCCTTGACCCTAGCCCTGGTCGACTCAAAGAGCATCCATTGCACTTGCAGATAAAGGGAACCTTGTGCCTGGAGAGCAAATTGTACTCAGGCAAGATCCTCTAAGGTTGAGGGTTCTTTCTCTTTGGCCGTTCTCTGTGCTCCACCAGGTCCATCTTCACTTTCTTTATTCTTATAATCATTAGGTCGCAGTTCAAGACCAACATCCTGCACCCAGCTGGCGGTATAAAGCCTAGAAGCCTCATTCAACACCAAAAACCACTCCCGCATGGTGAGCTGATGCCGCTTTTTGATATGAGGAAGGTCCGGCAGCGAAGATGGAAATGCAATCTCTTTTAGATCATAACGAATGTAATCATACACTTTCCGACACACCACCCAGACCTTCATTTCTGTGGTGCCGTTAACATCTCTCATATTGTGATGTGGACTCCATACTTCTACCTTTGCAGTGACTGATACTCAAAGCCTAATTCCATATGTTGCTGTACTGCACTAGTACAGACTTCCAAGCCACGGCTACCTGTATAACACTAATATCCATTTGGTTTACGACGAAGCTGGATTAGAGAAATGAGGGTTAAGCTTTCAGACTGGTGGAGTtccgtgagagagagagaaaaaaaataaatagttgATTTTCTAGGTCGGTTGAGAGCAGAGGAAGTGGGAAGTGAGTAATCATCGTCCATTTCGAAATCGGAGACGCACCCATTCAAGGTTCGAATAAAGAACTCTCGTAAAGATGCGCATTCATCTGGTAGCAGAACTGATTCTTCCAAGTTTGAATGAAGTGCCCGAGCCCACGCTCCATAAACATGCGGGCAAAGAGATACTGGAATTTCCACACTTGTCAATAATCCCCAACATCTGGAAATGGAGTGTAGAGGCAGCAACCAAAATGATGAGAGTCGCCTCCCATAAACTCCCAACCATTACTCATTTTCTTCCAATTGAGGCCACAAAAAGCTGAAACATTCAAGCTGCCAGCATTGAGAGAACCTCTAAATCCTATATGGGTTTTTGCAAAATGTGGGTGGTAagaagcgagagatgttttttTGCTCAAATAATTTCTGggtttgaagaagaaaaaacacaGTGTGCTTCTACCGAGTGCAAAAGCGACTGTGTGTGAATTTTGAAGCCGACAGCAACTGGAAATAGGGCGGTGGACCTGTGAGAATGAAagctttttttgggttttgatgttattgccttttctttttggtgtgtttttgcttttggcttttggggtgggggttttctggaaaagcccaACGAGGTTATGGGTGCATGTAGATTTTGCAGTgtttgattttgcagattcacggtggaggtgaaaaaatgaaagagaaccgacatagtttttcgtgtcAATTCtcatagacggcgccaaatgttgatgcacaaaaccggaggggtcttggaacaacgtaaatccgaccgtgaatctgcaagaaagtaaataacacaagatgtatcgtggttca
It encodes the following:
- the LOC103424077 gene encoding uncharacterized protein, which produces MRDVNGTTEMKVWVVCRKVYDYIRYDLKEIAFPSSLPDLPHIKKRHQLTMREWFLVLNEASRLYTASWVQDVGLELRPNDYKNKESEDGPGGAQRTAKEKEPSTLEDLA